From a region of the Deltaproteobacteria bacterium genome:
- a CDS encoding flagellar hook-length control protein FliK, whose product MNLKIVSPSLVISQADIKTAIITSGEILRINIRSVEQDGTVKLLLKGIPVEAKTDIPLDAAGIISVKTAITDGKIILRLIPSDETNKILDMVNGLISEKADIGKLLNELKTMDLKPINNSESLPALKTLRDFLDKVLIDGSTVTKAAVKDMIEKGGQFYEAFIKKLVALGTPKTSNLVKLAQDDLKPIIMSLIKELAEDGRYKGVSKTAGSILKNIELSQLINRAESKTDTASHFQIPVYFGDNLETLELYFFEDKKPKTRGKQDYGIILSIELRGLGNITFDARVKMDTVFINIYVENKETSEFISRHSEILKNGMRSIGMHVSGIECMVSKKQITKKPSTIILHAGLIDEFA is encoded by the coding sequence ATGAATTTAAAGATAGTTTCACCATCACTAGTAATATCACAGGCAGATATAAAAACTGCAATAATTACAAGCGGTGAGATATTACGGATAAATATAAGGAGTGTAGAACAAGACGGGACTGTAAAACTCTTGCTTAAGGGGATACCAGTAGAGGCGAAAACCGATATCCCTTTAGATGCAGCCGGTATCATCAGTGTAAAGACCGCTATCACAGATGGCAAGATAATATTAAGGCTAATCCCATCAGACGAAACCAATAAAATATTAGACATGGTAAATGGCCTCATTTCTGAAAAAGCAGACATTGGGAAACTACTCAATGAACTAAAAACTATGGATTTAAAACCCATAAACAATAGCGAATCGCTGCCAGCATTAAAGACCTTGAGAGATTTTTTGGACAAGGTGTTGATTGACGGCAGCACTGTAACCAAAGCTGCTGTTAAGGATATGATTGAAAAGGGCGGACAATTTTATGAGGCATTCATTAAAAAACTTGTGGCATTAGGCACTCCAAAAACAAGTAATCTGGTAAAACTGGCACAAGATGACTTAAAACCCATAATCATGAGCCTCATTAAAGAACTTGCCGAAGATGGCAGATATAAAGGGGTATCAAAAACAGCAGGTTCTATTTTAAAAAACATAGAGTTAAGTCAACTTATAAACAGGGCAGAATCAAAGACAGACACTGCCTCACACTTTCAGATTCCTGTGTATTTTGGCGACAATCTTGAGACATTAGAACTTTACTTCTTTGAGGATAAAAAACCGAAAACCAGAGGGAAACAGGATTACGGCATTATTTTAAGTATAGAACTGAGGGGGTTGGGCAATATCACCTTTGATGCAAGGGTTAAAATGGATACTGTATTTATAAATATATATGTTGAAAACAAAGAAACCTCTGAATTTATTAGCCGTCATTCAGAGATACTAAAAAATGGCATGCGGTCTATAGGAATGCATGTATCTGGCATAGAGTGTATGGTCAGTAAAAAGCAGATAACAAAAAAACCTAGCACAATAATTTTGCATGCAGGGCTTATTGATGAATTTGCATAG
- a CDS encoding EscU/YscU/HrcU family type III secretion system export apparatus switch protein, translating to MKKYIEKAVALKYKPKEDNAPTVAAKGSGLIAQKIIDIAKANNIPIKDDPDLVNILSTLSLYEEIPPSLYKIVAEIIAFLYQVNKKRLG from the coding sequence ATGAAAAAATACATTGAAAAGGCAGTTGCACTCAAGTATAAACCAAAAGAAGATAATGCACCCACAGTTGCTGCAAAAGGGTCAGGGCTCATTGCACAAAAGATAATAGATATCGCAAAGGCAAACAATATTCCGATAAAGGATGACCCTGACCTCGTTAATATACTATCTACATTATCTCTATATGAGGAGATACCTCCTTCTTTATATAAGATTGTAGCAGAAATCATAGCATTCCTTTATCAAGTTAATAAAAAAAGACTTGGATGA
- a CDS encoding OmpA family protein, giving the protein MPREEQPIIIKKIKKAGHGGGHHGGAWKVAYADFVTAMMALFLVLWLVAVMSIDAKKRIAEYFRSFTVFQGPEAGGATGISIMQGGPVKLDKDPGDIKNAKNIQNKLVAEIGKIIEEKLKGLKEQILVFTTNEGVRIELTEKTGTPLFETGKNNLLRSGEDALKVLTETIMNLPNNIVIEGHTDSQPYPGEGYTNWELAADRANAARRAIIKYGLDPKRIKRVASFADALPIKPDDPYDGINRRISILIEVKQQPTAIDKSLWMENAQPEIMQ; this is encoded by the coding sequence ATGCCAAGAGAAGAACAACCCATTATAATAAAAAAGATTAAGAAAGCCGGGCACGGTGGAGGGCACCATGGGGGGGCGTGGAAGGTTGCGTATGCTGACTTTGTGACAGCAATGATGGCGCTCTTCCTTGTCCTGTGGCTGGTAGCAGTTATGTCCATTGATGCAAAGAAGAGGATTGCGGAATACTTCCGAAGTTTTACTGTATTCCAGGGACCAGAGGCAGGCGGGGCAACAGGTATATCTATTATGCAGGGAGGCCCTGTAAAATTGGATAAGGACCCCGGTGATATAAAAAACGCAAAGAATATCCAGAACAAACTGGTGGCAGAGATAGGTAAGATTATTGAAGAAAAACTTAAAGGACTTAAGGAACAGATCTTGGTCTTTACCACAAATGAAGGGGTAAGGATAGAACTCACTGAAAAGACAGGCACCCCTTTATTTGAAACTGGTAAAAACAACCTCCTGCGGAGTGGGGAAGATGCTTTAAAGGTATTGACTGAAACTATTATGAATTTACCTAATAATATAGTAATTGAGGGTCATACGGACAGCCAACCGTATCCGGGTGAGGGTTATACCAACTGGGAACTTGCTGCTGACAGGGCAAATGCAGCAAGAAGGGCAATAATAAAGTATGGGCTTGACCCAAAAAGGATAAAAAGGGTAGCAAGTTTTGCTGATGCACTTCCTATAAAACCTGATGACCCTTATGATGGAATCAACAGGAGGATAAGCATCCTGATAGAGGTAAAACAACAACCTACTGCCATTGACAAATCTTTATGGATGGAAAATGCACAACCTGAGATAATGCAGTAA
- the dapB gene encoding 4-hydroxy-tetrahydrodipicolinate reductase: protein MVKIIVTGALGRMGTNIINVIKETEGVSLAGAVERAEHLSIGKDLSEVISFDKKGIKVTDDIERIIKNCDCVIDFSNPEASINNLESAVKHKKAVVVGTTGFSHNQRDRFKELAQKTRVVAAPNMSVGVNLLLKVVSDVATVLGNDYDVEIIEAHHRLKKDAPSGTAIRIAEVLAHALKRDLEKVAVYERKGIIGERKPDEIGIQTIRAGDIVGDHTIIFGGLGERLEITHRAHSRDTFARGAVRAALWIAKQENGLYDMQDVLGLNSER from the coding sequence ATGGTTAAGATAATTGTTACAGGCGCACTTGGCAGGATGGGGACAAATATAATAAATGTTATTAAAGAGACAGAAGGTGTCAGCCTTGCAGGTGCAGTGGAAAGGGCCGAGCATTTGTCAATTGGAAAGGATTTATCCGAGGTTATTAGTTTTGATAAAAAGGGAATAAAGGTAACAGATGACATAGAGAGGATTATAAAAAATTGCGACTGCGTGATAGATTTTTCCAATCCGGAGGCATCCATAAATAATCTTGAGAGTGCTGTAAAACATAAAAAGGCGGTTGTTGTTGGCACAACAGGATTTTCCCATAATCAGAGGGACAGGTTTAAAGAACTGGCACAGAAGACAAGGGTAGTAGCAGCGCCGAATATGAGCGTGGGGGTAAACCTGCTGCTCAAGGTGGTGAGCGATGTTGCAACAGTTCTTGGCAATGACTATGATGTGGAAATCATTGAGGCACACCACAGATTAAAAAAGGATGCGCCAAGCGGGACCGCTATAAGGATCGCAGAGGTTCTTGCCCATGCACTTAAAAGGGATTTGGAAAAGGTTGCAGTGTATGAAAGGAAGGGGATAATCGGCGAGAGAAAACCTGATGAAATTGGTATCCAGACCATAAGGGCAGGGGATATAGTCGGGGACCATACGATTATATTCGGCGGACTTGGAGAGAGGCTTGAGATAACCCATCGCGCCCATTCAAGAGATACATTTGCAAGGGGCGCTGTCAGGGCTGCCTTATGGATTGCAAAGCAGGAGAATGGTCTTTATGATATGCAGGATGTCCTTGGGCTTAATAGTGAAAGGTGA
- a CDS encoding YqhA family protein, protein MKTILEKSKYIVLLAVIATLLASVSTFIWATLNMFSTIIHMFMDFGTVETSEVTAHTGAILYSFILAVILYIFSIALYELFIGRLNLPEWLDIKDLDDLKKKLSSVIALMLAVTFLEHLTKWNDPQGTLFFGIAIGVVIFALIFYMKVKEKE, encoded by the coding sequence ATGAAAACTATATTGGAAAAAAGCAAATACATTGTTCTTTTGGCAGTGATTGCAACACTACTTGCCTCTGTTTCTACATTTATCTGGGCAACCCTGAATATGTTCTCTACTATTATTCATATGTTCATGGACTTTGGCACAGTAGAGACATCAGAGGTTACTGCACATACAGGTGCAATTTTATACTCGTTCATACTCGCAGTCATCCTTTATATATTTTCCATAGCATTGTATGAACTGTTTATCGGCAGATTGAATCTTCCAGAGTGGCTTGATATAAAAGACTTGGATGATTTGAAAAAGAAACTTTCAAGCGTTATCGCCCTCATGCTTGCGGTCACATTTTTAGAGCATCTCACAAAGTGGAACGACCCGCAGGGGACATTGTTCTTTGGCATTGCAATAGGTGTTGTAATATTCGCCCTCATATTCTATATGAAGGTGAAAGAAAAGGAGTAG